The following are from one region of the Arachis duranensis cultivar V14167 chromosome 10, aradu.V14167.gnm2.J7QH, whole genome shotgun sequence genome:
- the LOC107468075 gene encoding uncharacterized protein LOC107468075, with protein sequence MESGYDSSARWDHETTKMLFEMCMEGRWKEVVEIYEKEKRAHTAKIKRGGESALHLAVTDGQEEVVLELVDLIMKAESKEEALRIQNKRSNTALHLAASMGTIRMVRVIAHADPELVNFRNVDGETPLFLAAFHGRKEAFMFLHYTGTPNYYNCRRSDGDTILHSTIAADNFELALIIIHLYEDLGNSKNKEGATPLHILASNSSVFKSGSRFGLIEKLIYQGISVGKLEVDESDYLPPYETIDNGKTKYPKNYQSCMDFMKLTKNTVSSGNLEAQERIASETNLLGQEAEAWTLPSLFPANYKCFADFLKLVFMIMLVIVFGKGWSSS encoded by the exons ATGGAAAGTGGTTATGACAGTTCGGCGCGGTGGGATCATGAGACGACAAAGATGTTGTTCGAAATGTGCATGGAAGGCAGATGGAAGGAAGTGGTTGAGATCTatgagaaggagaagagagcTCACACGGCAAAGATAAAGAGGGGAGGCGAAAGCGCGTTACACCTGGCAGTCACCGACGGCCAAGAGGAGGTGGTTTTAGAGCTTGTGGATCTGATTATGAAAGCGGAGAGTAAGGAAGAGGCTCTAAGAATCCAGAATAAGAGGAGTAACACGGCATTGCACCTTGCAGCTTCCATGGGGACTATCAGAATGGTTCGGGTCATTGCTCATGCTGATCCCGAGCTGGTGAATTTTCGAAACGTTGATGGCGAGACCCCTCTCTTCCTTGCTGCTTTCCATGGAAGAAAAGAGGCTTTCATGTTCCTTCATTATACAGGGACTCCCAACTACTATAACTGCAGAAGAAGTGATGGTGACACCATTCTTCATTCTACCATTGCTGCCGACAATTTTG AATTAGCACTGATAATAATTCACCTTTATGAAGATCTTGGGAATTCGAAGAATAAAGAGGGAGCCACACCTCTCCATATACTTGCCTCTAATTCTTCTGTTTTCAAAAGTGGTAGTAGATTTGGCCTAATAGAAAAACTAATTTATCAAG GTATAAGCGTAGGGAAACTGGAAGTAGATGAAAGTGATTATCTGCCTCCCTATGAAACGATTGACAATGGCAAAActaaatatccaaaaaattatcAGTCATGCATGGATTTTATGAAACTGACGAAAAATACAGTCTCATCC gggaACCTTGAAGCACAAGAAAGAATTGCTTCCGAGACAAACTTGTTAG gaCAAGAAGCCGAAGCTTGGACGCTTCCGTCGTTATTTCCCGCCAATTACAAATGCTTTGCTGATTTTCTCAAGTTGGTATTTATGATTATGCTGGTGATAGTATTTGGAAAAGGTTGGTCCTCGTCGTAA
- the LOC127742735 gene encoding ankyrin repeat-containing protein ITN1 isoform X1 translates to MNELLKRFSMYEYDNIQVTTDPWDQLIDQDQRIHEEERKVEMEKTEAVIITAAKNGVTEMVDKILEMFPTAIHELDSEGKNIVLLAIENRHIHLYQLLLKRNMVKDSLLAKLDYRGNTALHLAAKLGAPGYTDLSRRNPIAALQMHWEIKWYKFILRSGPPRFFLRYNNAKQTPAQIFAETHRELGWVGCDWLQITSGSCSLLASLIATVAFATSTTVPGGVGDGEDAGIPNFIDRTAYKVFSISSLIALGSSINSLVLFLSILASRCHPSDFEKSLPRKLILGLTSMFLSIISMLASFCAAHFLGTSSKLRNITVPIYALSCLPLTYFALSHFPLYIKLFWSTIHDEPQDTFDYAPL, encoded by the exons ATGAATGAACTTTTGAAGCGATTCTCTATGTATGAGTATGATAATATCCAAGTGACAACAGACCCATGGGACCAACTGATAGACCAAGATCAACGGATACATGAGG AAGAACGGAAGGTGGAGATGGAGAAGACGGAGGCAGTGATAATAACAGCAGCAAAGAATGGGGTAACAGAAATGGTAGATAAAATCCTGGAAATGTTTCCGACGGCTATTCATGAGTTGGATTCTGAAGGGAAAAACATAGTGCTATTAGCCATAGAGAATAGGCATATCCACTTGTATCAGCTCCTTCTCAAGAGAAATATGGTGAAGGACAGCCTACTGGCAAAATTGGATTACCgaggaaacactgccctgcacTTGGCAGCCAAGTTGGGAGCTCCAGGCTATACTGATCTCTCTCGCCGCAATCCCATCGCCGCGCTGCAAATGCACTGGGAAATCAAATGGTACAAG TTTATTTTAAGATCCGGGCCGCCACGCTTCTTTCTTAGATACAACAATGCTAAGCAAACTCCAGCACAGATCTTCGCCGAAACTCACCGGGAGCTTGGCTGGGTAGGTTGTGACTGGCTGCAGATAACCTCTGGATCTTGCTCCCTTTTGGCATCGCTGATTGCCACGGTGGCCTTTGCCACTTCTACCACCGTTCCGGGTGGTGTTGGCGATGGAGAGGATGCTGGAATTCCAAACTTTATAGACAGGACAGCGTACAAGGTCTTTTCCATCTCATCACTCATTGCTCTTGGCAGTTCTATCAACTCACTCGTCTTGTTCCTCTCAATACTTGCATCTCGATGTCATCCTTCTGATTTCGAAAAGAGTCTGCCCAGGAAACTTATCTTGGGTTTGACATCCATGTTCTTGTCCATTATTTCCATGCTGGCTTCTTTTTGTGCTGCCCATTTCCTTGGAACCAGCAGCAAACTCAGGAATATTACTGTTCCTATATATGCCCTGTCATGTCTTCCTCTGACATATTTTGCCTTGTCTCACTTTCCACTATACATCAAACTTTTCTGGTCTACCATTCATGACGAACCACAGGATACGTTCGACTACGCTCCACTTTAG
- the LOC127742735 gene encoding ankyrin repeat-containing protein ITN1 isoform X2, which yields MNELLKRFSMYEYDNIQVTTDPWDQLIDQDQRIHEERKVEMEKTEAVIITAAKNGVTEMVDKILEMFPTAIHELDSEGKNIVLLAIENRHIHLYQLLLKRNMVKDSLLAKLDYRGNTALHLAAKLGAPGYTDLSRRNPIAALQMHWEIKWYKFILRSGPPRFFLRYNNAKQTPAQIFAETHRELGWVGCDWLQITSGSCSLLASLIATVAFATSTTVPGGVGDGEDAGIPNFIDRTAYKVFSISSLIALGSSINSLVLFLSILASRCHPSDFEKSLPRKLILGLTSMFLSIISMLASFCAAHFLGTSSKLRNITVPIYALSCLPLTYFALSHFPLYIKLFWSTIHDEPQDTFDYAPL from the exons ATGAATGAACTTTTGAAGCGATTCTCTATGTATGAGTATGATAATATCCAAGTGACAACAGACCCATGGGACCAACTGATAGACCAAGATCAACGGATACATGAGG AACGGAAGGTGGAGATGGAGAAGACGGAGGCAGTGATAATAACAGCAGCAAAGAATGGGGTAACAGAAATGGTAGATAAAATCCTGGAAATGTTTCCGACGGCTATTCATGAGTTGGATTCTGAAGGGAAAAACATAGTGCTATTAGCCATAGAGAATAGGCATATCCACTTGTATCAGCTCCTTCTCAAGAGAAATATGGTGAAGGACAGCCTACTGGCAAAATTGGATTACCgaggaaacactgccctgcacTTGGCAGCCAAGTTGGGAGCTCCAGGCTATACTGATCTCTCTCGCCGCAATCCCATCGCCGCGCTGCAAATGCACTGGGAAATCAAATGGTACAAG TTTATTTTAAGATCCGGGCCGCCACGCTTCTTTCTTAGATACAACAATGCTAAGCAAACTCCAGCACAGATCTTCGCCGAAACTCACCGGGAGCTTGGCTGGGTAGGTTGTGACTGGCTGCAGATAACCTCTGGATCTTGCTCCCTTTTGGCATCGCTGATTGCCACGGTGGCCTTTGCCACTTCTACCACCGTTCCGGGTGGTGTTGGCGATGGAGAGGATGCTGGAATTCCAAACTTTATAGACAGGACAGCGTACAAGGTCTTTTCCATCTCATCACTCATTGCTCTTGGCAGTTCTATCAACTCACTCGTCTTGTTCCTCTCAATACTTGCATCTCGATGTCATCCTTCTGATTTCGAAAAGAGTCTGCCCAGGAAACTTATCTTGGGTTTGACATCCATGTTCTTGTCCATTATTTCCATGCTGGCTTCTTTTTGTGCTGCCCATTTCCTTGGAACCAGCAGCAAACTCAGGAATATTACTGTTCCTATATATGCCCTGTCATGTCTTCCTCTGACATATTTTGCCTTGTCTCACTTTCCACTATACATCAAACTTTTCTGGTCTACCATTCATGACGAACCACAGGATACGTTCGACTACGCTCCACTTTAG
- the LOC107468117 gene encoding 26S proteasome non-ATPase regulatory subunit 14 homolog gives MERLQRMFAGAGGALGHPPPDSPTLDSSEQVYISSLALLKMLKHGRAGVPMEVMGLMLGEFVDEYTVRVVDVFAMPQSGTGVSVEAVDHVFQTNMLDMLKQTGRPEMVVGWYHSHPGFGCWLSGVDINTQQSFEALNQRAVAVVVDPIQSVKGKVVIDAFRLINPQTMMLGQEPRQTTSNLGHLNKPSIQALIHGLNRHYYSIAINYRKNELEEKMLLNLHKKKWTDGLTLQHFDTHSKTNEQTVQEMLNLAVKYNKAVQEEDELPPEKLAIANVGRQDAKKHLEEHVSNLMSSNIVQTLGMMLDTVVF, from the exons ATGGAGCGGCTTCAGAGAATGTTTGCAGGTGCAGGAGGGGCGCTAGGGCACCCACCACCAGATTCCCCCACACTCGATTCTTCCGAGCAGGTCTATATCTCTTCGCTCGCCCTCCTCAAGATGCTCAAGCACG GAAGAGCTGGGGTTCCAATGGAAGTGATGGGTTTGATGCTTGGGGAATTCGTGGATGAGTATACCGTACGCGTTGTTGATGTGTTTGCGATGCCACAGAGTGGAACTGGTGTTAGTGTTGAAGCTGTTGATCATGTCTTCCAAACTAACATGCTTGATATGCTCAAACAGACTGGAcg ACCAGAGATGGTTGTTGGGTGGTACCATTCACATCCTGgatttggatgttggctttctGGTGTGGACATCAATACACAACAG AGTTTTGAGGCTTTGAATCAGCGTGCCGTGGCCGTTGTCGTAGATCCAATACAAAGTGTTAAAGGAAAAGTAGTGATCGACGCTTTCAGATTGATCAATCCACAGACTATGATGCTTGGCCAAGAACCGAGGCAGACGACGTCCAATCTGGGGCACCTGAACAAACCATCTATTCAA GCGTTGATCCATGGATTGAACAGGCATTACTATTCCATAGCCATTAACTACAGGAAGAATGAACTTGAGGAGAAGATGTTGCTAAATCTTCACAAGAAGAAATGGACCGATGGTTTGACACTTCAGCACTTTGATACACATTCTAAGACTAATGAGCAGACTGTTCAG gagatgctgaaccttgCCGTGAAATACAACAAGGCAGTCCAAGAGGAAGATGAGCTGCCCCCAGAAAAGCTTGCGATAGCAAATGTGGGAAGACAAGATGCAAAGAAGCACCTTGAAGAGCATGTCTCGAATTTGATGTCTTCCAACATCGTTCAAACTCTAGGAATGATGCTTGATACCGTTGTCTTCTAG